One genomic segment of Sminthopsis crassicaudata isolate SCR6 chromosome 4, ASM4859323v1, whole genome shotgun sequence includes these proteins:
- the RPL7L1 gene encoding ribosomal protein uL30-like gives MAEPEPRRKIPLVPENLLKKRKAYQAFKATQAKQALLEKRKQKKGTQLKFRRLESFVHQCHRVTRDEARLRRLDSKPGCYVLKGAHQLAFVVRMERIDGVSNQVTETIEELRLKKIYSGVFVKITPDSLKKLRIIEPYVAWGYPNLKSVRELILKRGQARINNKNVSLTDNTLIEKHLGTFGIICLEDVIHEIYSVGEHFSQVSRFLCPFPLSVARHAAKNRVGFLKEMGKPGYRGESINQIIRQLN, from the exons ATGGCGGAGCCTGA GCCCAGAAGAAAGATTCCTTTGGTTCCAGAGAATCTTCTGAAGAAGAGGAAAGCTTACCAGGCATTCAAAGCCACTCAGGCTAAGCAGGCACTTTTGGAAAAGAGGAAG CAAAAAAAAGGGACTCAGCTCAAATTCAGACGACTGGAATCATTTGTTCATCAATGCCATCGTGTAACTCGTGACGAAGCTCGGCTCAGGCGTCTGGATTCAAAGCCTGGGTGTTATGTGCTAAAGGGTGCACATCAACTGGCCTTTGTGGTTCGAATGGAGAG GATTGATGGAGTGAGTAACCAGGTGACAGAGACAATAGAGGAACTTCGTCTGAAGAAAATTTATAGTGGTGTCTTTGTTAAAATCACCCCAGATTCCTTAAAGAAACTTCGAATTATAGAACCTTATGTGGCTTGGGG ATATCCTAATCTAAAATCTGTCCGTGAGCTTATTCTGAAACGAGGACAAGCCAGGATAAATAATAAGAATGTCTCCCTAACAGATAATACTCTGATTGAAAAGCATCTAG GGACGTTTGGTATCATTTGTCTAGAAGATGTCATCCATGAAATCTACTCAGTGGGGGAACATTTCTCTCAGGTTTCGAGGTTTCTGTGTCCTTTCCCCTTGTCTGTGGCCCGCCATGCTGCCAAGAACAGAGTGGGCTTTCTCAAGGAAATGGGCAAACCTGGCTACAGAGGTGAAAGCATCAATCAGATCATTCGGCAGCTGAACTAG